The Taeniopygia guttata chromosome 19, bTaeGut7.mat, whole genome shotgun sequence genome window below encodes:
- the SYNRG gene encoding synergin gamma isoform X3: MALRPGPGAGGAGGAGGGAAGAASFMFPVAGGLGPPQGMIPMQQQGFPMVPVMQTNMPGMMGMNYGSQMPPGPMAMQGGMALGPMPAAGMPYMGQASFLGMRPAAPQYGPDMQKQFAEEQQKRFEHQQKFLEEERKRRQFEEQKQKLRLLSSVKPKTGEKSRDDALEAIKGNLDGFSRDAKMHPTPATHAKKPGSSLEEKALAHGSDESEQEQTKLKTSEVGHKASAASQAHPSLTSSDWDVVGGHESGPTAAAEVHKASEQNRAVEECGVGVFPPQDPIQQIMPPWIYSDSLVPELYKKILETTLTPAGIDTAKLYPILMSSGLPRETLGQIWALANRTTPGKLTKEELYSVLAMIAVTQRGIPAVSPDVLNQFPAAPVPTLSGFPVPLPGGVSQPPLLPAAAPASVGLGIGPSVMGMSIPGPAPAAAAAPAPAPAGGAAAQPAGAFLPSYPPGQVVKPEDDDFQEFQDASKSGSLDDSFTDFQGEAAKAASSQHRSSVPSLLMPLPGTKPLSPADKYAVFKGMAAEKPPESAAAFGDGGDKYSAFRELEQPAESKYLGENLAEFKPTGADDGFTDFKTADSISPLEAPSKDKTFPAPFPPLPAQPKQPAQAKTPLNLADLELFSSPGENKQPSFPPAFNTSKPGSFPPPPLPSASAQPAPSKTSSLADDFGEFSLFGEFSNGASASGQDDFADFMAFNNSGGFSEQKPDDKYNTLKLEASPGAQAGSSGSTAKGGQSSATTATPTKYDIFKQLSLEGSAAGFEEAKDSALSSVKSDDDFADFHSNKFSSSSAEKSLVDKVAAFKQAKEDSASVKSLDLPSIGGSSVGKEDSEDALSVQFDMKLADVGGDLKHVMSDSSLDLPTVSGQHPPAADVDDLKAGPFGSCPGGSALSSLASSDCSGSERDEGQQGKRLSCSAQPSSGSSAATSVLQKKETFFGSSENITMTTVSKVTTFSSEDALQDVSFAAFANFKDSGPLSGGPGDDDVGDFGGFAGLPADSQDAAAADAALGADFLAGVSSELRREAADDFGEFQSEKPKISKFDFLVATSQGKVKSSEEMIKSELATFDLSVQGSHKRSLSLGDREISRSSPLPALEQPFRDRSNTLSEKPALPVIRDKYKDLTGEVEESERYAYEWQRCLESALQVIKKANDTLNGISSSSVCTEVIQSAQGMEYLQGVVEVYRVTKRVELGIKATAVCSEKLQQLLKDIDKVWNNLISFMSLAALTPDENSLDFSSCMLRPGIKNAQDLACGVCLLNVDSRSKKEEKPVEELPKKAFNSETDNFKLAYGGHQYHASCANFWINCVEPKPPGLILPDLL, encoded by the exons ATGGCGCTGCGGCCCGGGCCCGGCGCGGGGGgcgccggcggggcgggcggcggagcggccggGGCCGCCAG cttcatGTTTCCCGTGGCAGGTGGTTTGGGCCCCCCTCAAG GGATGATTCCTATGCAACAGCAAGGGTTTCCAATGGTTCCTGTCATGCAGACCAACATGCCAGGGATGATGGGAATGAATTATGGCTCTCAGATGCCTCCTGGACCCATGGCCATGCAG GGTGGCATGGCCCTCGGGCCGAtgccagcagctggaatgcCCTACATGGGCCAGGCCTCCTTCCTGGGAAtgcgccccgccgccccgcagTACGGCCCCGACATGCAGAAGCAGtttgcagaggagcagca GAAGAGGTTTGAGCACCAGCAGAAGTTCttagaggaagagagaaaacgGCGGCAGTTTGAAGAGCAGAAACAAAAGCTGAGACTCCTGAGCAGTGTGAAACCCAAG aCAGGTGAAAAAAGCAGAGATGATGCTTTGGAAGCCATTAAAGGGAACTTAGATGGCTTTTCTAGAGATGCTAAAATGCACCCAACACCAGCAACACATGCAAAAAAGCCAG GCTCTTCCTTGGAGGAGAAAGCCTTAGCTCATGGCTCAGATGAATCTGAACAAGAGCAAACCAAACTTAAAACCTCCGAAGTTGGGCACAAAGCCTCGGCTGCAAGCCAAGCCCATCCCAGTCTCACCAGCAGTGACTGGGATGTTGTAGGTGGACATGAAAGTggtcccactgctgctgcagaggtgcaCAAGGCTTCAGAACAAAACAGAGCAGTTGAAGAGTGTG GAGTTGGAGTGttccctccccaggaccccatCCAGCAAATTATGCCTCCCTGGATTTACAGTGACAGCTTGGTCCCAG AGCTGTATAAGAAGATCTTAGAAACCACTCTGACTCCTGCTGGCATTGACACAGCCAAGCTCTACCCCATCCTGATGTCCTCGGGACTGCCCAGGGAGACCCTGGGGCAGATCTGGGCCTTGGCCAACCGCACCACGCCTGGAAAGCTGACCAAGGAGGAGCTCTACTCCGTGCTGGCCATGATAGCAGTGACCCAG AGAGGGATCCCTGCCGTGAGCCCTGACGTGCTGAACCAGTTTCCAGCCGCGCCCGTCCCCACCCTGTCCGGGTtcccggtgccgctgcccgGCGGGGTGAGCCAGCCCCCGCTGCTGCCCGCGGCTGCCCCGGCCTCCGTGGGGCTGGGCATCGGGCCCTCGGTGATGGGCATGAGCATCCCcggccctgctcctgctgcagctgctgctccagccccggctccagcgggaggagctgcagcgcAGCCTGCgggagccttcctgccctcctaCCCGCCCGGCCAG GTAGTAAAACCAGAAGATGATGACTTCCAGGAGTTTCAGGATGCCTCAAAGTCTGGCTCCCTGGATGACTCCTTCACTGATTTCCAGGGGGAGGCAGCCAAAGCAGCCAGCTCACAGCACCGGAGCAG TGTTCCTTCTTTACTAATGCCACTCCCAGGTACCAAGCCACTTTCACCAGCTGACAAATATGCTGTGTTTAAAGGAATGGCAGCTGAGAAGCCTCCTGAGAGTGCAGCTGCTTTTGGAG ATGGAGGGGACAAGTACAGTGCTTTCCGGGAATTAGAGCAACCAGCAGAAAGCAAATACTTGG GAGAGAACCTTGCAGAGTTCAAGCCCACAGGAGCCGACGATGGTTTCACAGATTTCAAAACCGCTGACAGCATCTCCCCGTTAGAGGCACCCTCAAAAGACAAAACCTtccctgcacccttccctcctctgcctgctcAGCCAAAACAGCCAGCACAAGCCAAGACCCCTTTGAATCTGGCAGACTTGGagctcttttcctctcctggagaAAACAAGCAGCCATCCTTCCCACCTGCATTTAACACCTCAAAACCGGGCTCCTTCCCCCCGCCACCCCTTCCATCCGCCTCTGCCCAGCCAGCACCCAGCAAAACTTCCAGCTTAGCTGATGACTTTGGAGAGTTCAGcctttttggggaattttctaATGGCGCATCAGCCAGTGGACAAGATGACTTTGCAGATTTTATGGCTTTCAACAACAGCGGCGGGTTTTCCGAACAAAAACCTGACGACAAATACAACACGCTCAAGCTGGAGGCCAGCCCTGGCGCTCAGGCTGGCTCCTCGGGCAGCACAGCGAAGGGtgggcagagctctgccacCACTGCTACGCCCACCAAGTATGACATCTTCAAGCAGCTGTCCCTGGAGGGCTCCGCAGCGGGCTTCGAGGAGGCCAAGGACAGCGCGCTCTCCTCGGTGAAGAGCGATGATGACTTTGCCGACTTCCACTCCAACAAGTTTTCTTCCAGCAGCGCCGAGAAGTCGCTGGTGGACAAAGTGGCAGCGTTCAAGCAGGCCAAAGAAGACTCTGCTTCGGTGAAATCCCTGGATCTGCCTTCCATCGGCGGCAGCAGCGTGGGCAAGGAGGACTCCGAAGACGCGCTGTCGGTTCAGTTTGACATGAAACTGGCTGATGTGGGAGGAGATCTTAAGCATGTCATGTCTGATAGCTCTTTGGATTTGCCAACAGTTAGTGGCCAGCATCCACCAGCAGCAG ATGTGGATGACTTAAAGGCTGGCCCGTTTGGAAGCTGCCCCGGTGGCTCTGCACTCAGCAGCCTGGCGAGCTCCGACTGCTCCGGCTCCGAGCGGGACGAAGGCCAGCAGGGCAAGCGGCTCTCCTGCTCCGCCCAGCCCTCCAGCGGCTCCTCCGCGGCCACCTCTGTCCTCCAGAAGAAGGAGACCTTCTTTGGCAGCTCAGAAAACATCACCATGACAACAGTTTCCAAAGTGACAACCTTCTCCAGCGAGGATGCTCTGCAGGATGTTTCCTTCGCAGCCTTCGCCAACTTTAAGGACTCGGGGCCGCTCTCCGGCGGTCCCGGCGACGACGACGTCGGGGACTTTGGGGGTTTTGCCGGGCTTCCCGCGGATTCTCaggatgcagcagcagctgacgCAGCCCTGGGCGCCGATTTCCTCGCTGGGGTCTCCTCTGAGCTGCGGAGAGAGGCCGCAGATGACTTTGGAGAGTTCCAGAGTGAAAAACCGAAAATCAGCAAGTTTGATTTCTTGGTGGCAACTTCCCAAGGCAAGGTGAAATCCAGTGAGGAGATGATCAAGAGTGAGCTGGCCACCTTTGACCTGTCTGTGCAAG GGTCTCATAAGAGGAGCCTGAGCCTGGGGGACAGAGAAATCAGTCGCtcctcacctctgccagccctggagcagcccttCAGGGACCGCTCCAACACTCTGAGCGAGAAGCCAGCCCTGCCCGTGATCAGGGACAAGTACAAGGACCTCACTGGGGAGGTGGAG GAGAGCGAGAGGTACGCCTACGAGTGGCAGAGGTGCCTGGAGAGTGCCCTGCAG GTCATAAAGAAAGCAAACGACACCTTAAACGGAATCAGCAGTTCATCTGTTTGCACTGAAGTTATCCAGTCTGCTCAAGGCATGGAATATTTACAGG GGGTTGTTGAAGTCTACAGAGTGACAAAGAGGGTGGAGCTGGGCATCAAAGCAACTGCTGTTTGCAGtgagaagctgcagcagctgctgaaggatATTGATAAAGTCTGGAACAACCTGATCAGCTTCATGTCCCTGGCTGCTCTAACG CCAGATGAAAATTCCCTGGATTTCTCTTCCTGCATGCTGCGCCCCGGGATTAAGAATGCCCAGGACCTTGCCTGTGGAGTGTGTCTCCTAAACGTGGATTCCAGAAGCAAA aaagaagagaaaccTGTGGAAGAACTTCCCAAAAAA
- the SYNRG gene encoding synergin gamma isoform X1: protein MALRPGPGAGGAGGAGGGAAGAASFMFPVAGGLGPPQGMIPMQQQGFPMVPVMQTNMPGMMGMNYGSQMPPGPMAMQGGMALGPMPAAGMPYMGQASFLGMRPAAPQYGPDMQKQFAEEQQKRFEHQQKFLEEERKRRQFEEQKQKLRLLSSVKPKTGEKSRDDALEAIKGNLDGFSRDAKMHPTPATHAKKPDHPTPSHCAVSVSHSAFLHDEEFSDFMQGPVETPKLVPQSTSQPFHPATEAGQLLSERAVLQPVPPAQAPVLSTLHGSAGQVPYFPTSASPSNTHKTGSSLEEKALAHGSDESEQEQTKLKTSEVGHKASAASQAHPSLTSSDWDVVGGHESGPTAAAEVHKASEQNRAVEECGVGVFPPQDPIQQIMPPWIYSDSLVPELYKKILETTLTPAGIDTAKLYPILMSSGLPRETLGQIWALANRTTPGKLTKEELYSVLAMIAVTQRGIPAVSPDVLNQFPAAPVPTLSGFPVPLPGGVSQPPLLPAAAPASVGLGIGPSVMGMSIPGPAPAAAAAPAPAPAGGAAAQPAGAFLPSYPPGQVVKPEDDDFQEFQDASKSGSLDDSFTDFQGEAAKAASSQHRSSVPSLLMPLPGTKPLSPADKYAVFKGMAAEKPPESAAAFGDGGDKYSAFRELEQPAESKYLGENLAEFKPTGADDGFTDFKTADSISPLEAPSKDKTFPAPFPPLPAQPKQPAQAKTPLNLADLELFSSPGENKQPSFPPAFNTSKPGSFPPPPLPSASAQPAPSKTSSLADDFGEFSLFGEFSNGASASGQDDFADFMAFNNSGGFSEQKPDDKYNTLKLEASPGAQAGSSGSTAKGGQSSATTATPTKYDIFKQLSLEGSAAGFEEAKDSALSSVKSDDDFADFHSNKFSSSSAEKSLVDKVAAFKQAKEDSASVKSLDLPSIGGSSVGKEDSEDALSVQFDMKLADVGGDLKHVMSDSSLDLPTVSGQHPPAADVDDLKAGPFGSCPGGSALSSLASSDCSGSERDEGQQGKRLSCSAQPSSGSSAATSVLQKKETFFGSSENITMTTVSKVTTFSSEDALQDVSFAAFANFKDSGPLSGGPGDDDVGDFGGFAGLPADSQDAAAADAALGADFLAGVSSELRREAADDFGEFQSEKPKISKFDFLVATSQGKVKSSEEMIKSELATFDLSVQGSHKRSLSLGDREISRSSPLPALEQPFRDRSNTLSEKPALPVIRDKYKDLTGEVEESERYAYEWQRCLESALQVIKKANDTLNGISSSSVCTEVIQSAQGMEYLQGVVEVYRVTKRVELGIKATAVCSEKLQQLLKDIDKVWNNLISFMSLAALTPDENSLDFSSCMLRPGIKNAQDLACGVCLLNVDSRSKKEEKPVEELPKKAFNSETDNFKLAYGGHQYHASCANFWINCVEPKPPGLILPDLL from the exons ATGGCGCTGCGGCCCGGGCCCGGCGCGGGGGgcgccggcggggcgggcggcggagcggccggGGCCGCCAG cttcatGTTTCCCGTGGCAGGTGGTTTGGGCCCCCCTCAAG GGATGATTCCTATGCAACAGCAAGGGTTTCCAATGGTTCCTGTCATGCAGACCAACATGCCAGGGATGATGGGAATGAATTATGGCTCTCAGATGCCTCCTGGACCCATGGCCATGCAG GGTGGCATGGCCCTCGGGCCGAtgccagcagctggaatgcCCTACATGGGCCAGGCCTCCTTCCTGGGAAtgcgccccgccgccccgcagTACGGCCCCGACATGCAGAAGCAGtttgcagaggagcagca GAAGAGGTTTGAGCACCAGCAGAAGTTCttagaggaagagagaaaacgGCGGCAGTTTGAAGAGCAGAAACAAAAGCTGAGACTCCTGAGCAGTGTGAAACCCAAG aCAGGTGAAAAAAGCAGAGATGATGCTTTGGAAGCCATTAAAGGGAACTTAGATGGCTTTTCTAGAGATGCTAAAATGCACCCAACACCAGCAACACATGCAAAAAAGCCAG ATCATCCCACACCATCCCATTGTGCTGTGTCTGTTTCCcattctgcttttctccatGATGAAGAATTTAGTGACTTTATGCAAGGGCCTGTTGAAACCCCCAAACTGGTGCCTCAATCCACCTCTCAGCCTTTCCATCCTGCCACTGAGGCTGGGCAGCTGCTTTCAGAGAGGGCTGTGCTCCAAcctgtccctccagcccaggctccaGTGTTATCCACCCTGCATGGTTCAGCTGGGCAGGTTCCTTATTTTCCTACCTCTGCATCTCCATCCAATACCCATAAAACAG GCTCTTCCTTGGAGGAGAAAGCCTTAGCTCATGGCTCAGATGAATCTGAACAAGAGCAAACCAAACTTAAAACCTCCGAAGTTGGGCACAAAGCCTCGGCTGCAAGCCAAGCCCATCCCAGTCTCACCAGCAGTGACTGGGATGTTGTAGGTGGACATGAAAGTggtcccactgctgctgcagaggtgcaCAAGGCTTCAGAACAAAACAGAGCAGTTGAAGAGTGTG GAGTTGGAGTGttccctccccaggaccccatCCAGCAAATTATGCCTCCCTGGATTTACAGTGACAGCTTGGTCCCAG AGCTGTATAAGAAGATCTTAGAAACCACTCTGACTCCTGCTGGCATTGACACAGCCAAGCTCTACCCCATCCTGATGTCCTCGGGACTGCCCAGGGAGACCCTGGGGCAGATCTGGGCCTTGGCCAACCGCACCACGCCTGGAAAGCTGACCAAGGAGGAGCTCTACTCCGTGCTGGCCATGATAGCAGTGACCCAG AGAGGGATCCCTGCCGTGAGCCCTGACGTGCTGAACCAGTTTCCAGCCGCGCCCGTCCCCACCCTGTCCGGGTtcccggtgccgctgcccgGCGGGGTGAGCCAGCCCCCGCTGCTGCCCGCGGCTGCCCCGGCCTCCGTGGGGCTGGGCATCGGGCCCTCGGTGATGGGCATGAGCATCCCcggccctgctcctgctgcagctgctgctccagccccggctccagcgggaggagctgcagcgcAGCCTGCgggagccttcctgccctcctaCCCGCCCGGCCAG GTAGTAAAACCAGAAGATGATGACTTCCAGGAGTTTCAGGATGCCTCAAAGTCTGGCTCCCTGGATGACTCCTTCACTGATTTCCAGGGGGAGGCAGCCAAAGCAGCCAGCTCACAGCACCGGAGCAG TGTTCCTTCTTTACTAATGCCACTCCCAGGTACCAAGCCACTTTCACCAGCTGACAAATATGCTGTGTTTAAAGGAATGGCAGCTGAGAAGCCTCCTGAGAGTGCAGCTGCTTTTGGAG ATGGAGGGGACAAGTACAGTGCTTTCCGGGAATTAGAGCAACCAGCAGAAAGCAAATACTTGG GAGAGAACCTTGCAGAGTTCAAGCCCACAGGAGCCGACGATGGTTTCACAGATTTCAAAACCGCTGACAGCATCTCCCCGTTAGAGGCACCCTCAAAAGACAAAACCTtccctgcacccttccctcctctgcctgctcAGCCAAAACAGCCAGCACAAGCCAAGACCCCTTTGAATCTGGCAGACTTGGagctcttttcctctcctggagaAAACAAGCAGCCATCCTTCCCACCTGCATTTAACACCTCAAAACCGGGCTCCTTCCCCCCGCCACCCCTTCCATCCGCCTCTGCCCAGCCAGCACCCAGCAAAACTTCCAGCTTAGCTGATGACTTTGGAGAGTTCAGcctttttggggaattttctaATGGCGCATCAGCCAGTGGACAAGATGACTTTGCAGATTTTATGGCTTTCAACAACAGCGGCGGGTTTTCCGAACAAAAACCTGACGACAAATACAACACGCTCAAGCTGGAGGCCAGCCCTGGCGCTCAGGCTGGCTCCTCGGGCAGCACAGCGAAGGGtgggcagagctctgccacCACTGCTACGCCCACCAAGTATGACATCTTCAAGCAGCTGTCCCTGGAGGGCTCCGCAGCGGGCTTCGAGGAGGCCAAGGACAGCGCGCTCTCCTCGGTGAAGAGCGATGATGACTTTGCCGACTTCCACTCCAACAAGTTTTCTTCCAGCAGCGCCGAGAAGTCGCTGGTGGACAAAGTGGCAGCGTTCAAGCAGGCCAAAGAAGACTCTGCTTCGGTGAAATCCCTGGATCTGCCTTCCATCGGCGGCAGCAGCGTGGGCAAGGAGGACTCCGAAGACGCGCTGTCGGTTCAGTTTGACATGAAACTGGCTGATGTGGGAGGAGATCTTAAGCATGTCATGTCTGATAGCTCTTTGGATTTGCCAACAGTTAGTGGCCAGCATCCACCAGCAGCAG ATGTGGATGACTTAAAGGCTGGCCCGTTTGGAAGCTGCCCCGGTGGCTCTGCACTCAGCAGCCTGGCGAGCTCCGACTGCTCCGGCTCCGAGCGGGACGAAGGCCAGCAGGGCAAGCGGCTCTCCTGCTCCGCCCAGCCCTCCAGCGGCTCCTCCGCGGCCACCTCTGTCCTCCAGAAGAAGGAGACCTTCTTTGGCAGCTCAGAAAACATCACCATGACAACAGTTTCCAAAGTGACAACCTTCTCCAGCGAGGATGCTCTGCAGGATGTTTCCTTCGCAGCCTTCGCCAACTTTAAGGACTCGGGGCCGCTCTCCGGCGGTCCCGGCGACGACGACGTCGGGGACTTTGGGGGTTTTGCCGGGCTTCCCGCGGATTCTCaggatgcagcagcagctgacgCAGCCCTGGGCGCCGATTTCCTCGCTGGGGTCTCCTCTGAGCTGCGGAGAGAGGCCGCAGATGACTTTGGAGAGTTCCAGAGTGAAAAACCGAAAATCAGCAAGTTTGATTTCTTGGTGGCAACTTCCCAAGGCAAGGTGAAATCCAGTGAGGAGATGATCAAGAGTGAGCTGGCCACCTTTGACCTGTCTGTGCAAG GGTCTCATAAGAGGAGCCTGAGCCTGGGGGACAGAGAAATCAGTCGCtcctcacctctgccagccctggagcagcccttCAGGGACCGCTCCAACACTCTGAGCGAGAAGCCAGCCCTGCCCGTGATCAGGGACAAGTACAAGGACCTCACTGGGGAGGTGGAG GAGAGCGAGAGGTACGCCTACGAGTGGCAGAGGTGCCTGGAGAGTGCCCTGCAG GTCATAAAGAAAGCAAACGACACCTTAAACGGAATCAGCAGTTCATCTGTTTGCACTGAAGTTATCCAGTCTGCTCAAGGCATGGAATATTTACAGG GGGTTGTTGAAGTCTACAGAGTGACAAAGAGGGTGGAGCTGGGCATCAAAGCAACTGCTGTTTGCAGtgagaagctgcagcagctgctgaaggatATTGATAAAGTCTGGAACAACCTGATCAGCTTCATGTCCCTGGCTGCTCTAACG CCAGATGAAAATTCCCTGGATTTCTCTTCCTGCATGCTGCGCCCCGGGATTAAGAATGCCCAGGACCTTGCCTGTGGAGTGTGTCTCCTAAACGTGGATTCCAGAAGCAAA aaagaagagaaaccTGTGGAAGAACTTCCCAAAAAA